A window of Pedococcus aerophilus contains these coding sequences:
- a CDS encoding DUF6104 family protein, which yields MYFTDRGIEELAARRGEDEVSFEWLAEQLRTFVDLNPEFETPVERLATWLARLDDDDDE from the coding sequence GTGTACTTCACGGATCGCGGAATCGAGGAGCTCGCTGCACGGCGGGGAGAGGACGAGGTCTCGTTCGAGTGGCTCGCCGAGCAGCTGCGGACCTTCGTCGACCTCAACCCCGAGTTCGAGACCCCCGTCGAGCGGCTGGCCACCTGGCTGGCCCGGCTCGACGACGATGACGACGAGTGA
- the rfbD gene encoding dTDP-4-dehydrorhamnose reductase, with product MTRWLLTGAGGMLGLDLQVVLTLAGVSEDDVTALERKDLDITDADAVRDAVRGHDVVVNCAAYTAVDDAEGDEGRAFAVNAIGAAHVAAACRETGARLVHVSTDYVFAGDADEPYAEDAPLAPLSAYGRSKAAGEWAVQAHCPRAWIVRTAWLYGGGGPNFVKTMARLAGSHDTLSVVDDQRGQPTWTMDVARAILRLVEQDAPFGVWHATSQGETTKYGFTREILTLLGLDPERVRPTTSDAFPLPAPRPAYSVLGHDAWRMARIERLPDWRESLATALPDVVEQA from the coding sequence ATGACGCGCTGGCTCCTCACCGGTGCCGGGGGCATGCTCGGCCTCGACCTCCAGGTGGTGCTCACCCTGGCCGGGGTGTCCGAGGACGACGTCACCGCCCTGGAGCGCAAGGACCTCGACATCACCGACGCAGACGCGGTGCGCGACGCGGTCCGGGGCCACGACGTCGTCGTGAACTGCGCTGCCTACACCGCCGTCGACGACGCGGAGGGCGACGAGGGCCGGGCGTTCGCGGTGAACGCGATCGGCGCGGCCCACGTCGCCGCAGCCTGCCGGGAGACCGGGGCCCGCCTCGTGCACGTCTCGACCGACTACGTCTTCGCCGGCGACGCGGACGAGCCGTATGCCGAGGACGCACCGCTGGCGCCACTGTCGGCCTACGGCCGGAGCAAGGCCGCGGGGGAATGGGCCGTGCAGGCGCACTGCCCGCGGGCGTGGATCGTCCGGACCGCGTGGCTGTACGGCGGCGGCGGTCCCAACTTCGTCAAGACCATGGCGCGGCTCGCCGGGTCGCACGACACGCTGTCGGTCGTCGACGACCAGCGCGGCCAGCCGACGTGGACGATGGACGTGGCGCGGGCGATCCTGCGCCTCGTCGAGCAGGACGCGCCCTTCGGCGTCTGGCACGCGACGAGCCAGGGCGAGACGACGAAGTACGGCTTCACGCGCGAGATCCTCACCCTCCTGGGGCTCGATCCCGAGCGGGTGAGGCCGACGACGAGCGACGCGTTCCCGCTGCCGGCGCCCCGACCCGCGTACAGCGTGCTCGGGCACGATGCCTGGCGGATGGCGCGGATCGAGCGGCTTCCGGACTGGCGCGAGAGCCTCGCCACCGCCCTGCCCGACGTGGTCGAGCAGGCCTGA
- a CDS encoding zinc-binding dehydrogenase, translated as MLAVYAARQSADDPLSGLEVGERPEPQVREGWTTVSLKTAGLNHHDVWSLRGVGLPADRLPMILGCDGAGIDPDGNEVIVHAVVPSDGWRGDETLDPRRTLLSELHDGTLAQQVAVPTGNLVPKPEGLSWEHAACLSTAWLTAYRMLFTQAGLTPGATVLVQGAGGGVATALVQLGEAAGYRMWVTTRDEAKGKRAVDIGADRAFASGERLPERVDAVMETVGAATWSHSVNSLNPGGAIVISGATSGDAPAKAELTKIFFKQLRVLGSTMGTRSELERLAAFVTQQGIEPVVDSVMPLEQARDGFATMAGGDVFGKVVFTVS; from the coding sequence ATGCTCGCCGTCTACGCTGCCCGCCAGTCCGCCGACGATCCGCTGTCCGGTCTGGAGGTCGGGGAACGTCCCGAACCCCAGGTCCGTGAGGGATGGACCACGGTCTCCCTCAAGACCGCCGGGCTGAACCACCACGACGTCTGGTCGCTGCGCGGCGTGGGCCTGCCGGCCGACCGCCTGCCGATGATCCTGGGCTGCGACGGTGCCGGGATCGACCCCGACGGCAACGAGGTCATCGTCCACGCCGTCGTCCCGAGCGACGGCTGGCGCGGGGACGAGACGCTCGACCCGCGACGCACGCTGCTGTCCGAGCTGCACGACGGCACCCTGGCCCAGCAGGTCGCGGTGCCCACCGGCAACCTCGTGCCGAAACCCGAGGGGCTGTCCTGGGAGCACGCGGCCTGCCTGTCCACCGCCTGGCTCACCGCCTACCGCATGCTCTTCACCCAGGCCGGGCTCACTCCCGGCGCCACCGTCCTGGTTCAGGGTGCCGGCGGCGGGGTGGCCACGGCGCTCGTCCAGCTCGGCGAGGCCGCCGGCTACCGCATGTGGGTGACCACCCGCGACGAGGCCAAGGGCAAGCGGGCGGTGGACATCGGTGCCGACCGCGCCTTCGCCAGCGGCGAGCGCCTCCCCGAGCGCGTCGACGCCGTCATGGAGACGGTGGGTGCCGCCACGTGGTCGCACTCGGTCAACTCGCTCAACCCCGGCGGGGCGATCGTCATCAGCGGTGCCACCTCCGGCGACGCCCCGGCCAAGGCCGAGCTCACCAAGATCTTCTTCAAGCAGCTGCGCGTCCTCGGCTCGACGATGGGGACGCGGTCCGAGCTCGAGCGGCTGGCGGCCTTCGTCACCCAGCAGGGCATCGAGCCGGTCGTCGACTCGGTGATGCCGCTGGAGCAGGCGCGCGACGGGTTCGCGACGATGGCCGGTGGCGACGTCTTCGGCAAGGTCGTCTTCACCGTCAGCTGA
- the rfbB gene encoding dTDP-glucose 4,6-dehydratase, with protein MKVLVTGAAGFIGSNFVIRARQVRPDWKLTVLDSMTYAANLTSLDPVIGDIDVVKGSVTDPDLVDELVAAHDLVVHFAADSHNDNSLDDPWPFIDTNIIGTYQLIQAVRRHDKRLHHVSTDEVYGDLELDDPAKFTESTPLNPSSPYSASKASADLLVRAWIRSFGLKATLSNCSNNYGPRQHPEKLIPRQITGIIDGVKPKLYGDGLNVRDWIHVDDHNDAVITIVEQGRLGETYLIGADGEMNNRDIIGLILELMGKPADWFDHVPDRPGHDLRYAIDASKLRAETDWVPAHPDVRSGLEATIAWYENNQDWWRTAKVVAEARYERLGR; from the coding sequence ATGAAGGTCCTCGTCACCGGCGCCGCCGGGTTCATCGGCTCCAACTTCGTCATCCGGGCCCGCCAGGTGCGGCCCGACTGGAAGCTCACGGTCCTGGACTCGATGACGTATGCCGCGAACCTCACCTCCCTCGACCCGGTCATCGGGGACATCGACGTCGTCAAGGGCTCGGTGACCGATCCCGACCTCGTCGACGAGCTCGTCGCGGCCCACGACCTCGTCGTGCACTTCGCCGCCGACTCGCACAACGACAACTCCCTCGACGACCCGTGGCCGTTCATCGACACCAACATCATCGGCACGTACCAGCTGATCCAGGCGGTGCGACGCCACGACAAGCGGCTGCACCACGTGTCGACCGACGAGGTCTACGGCGACCTGGAGCTCGACGACCCCGCGAAGTTCACGGAGTCGACGCCGCTCAACCCGTCGAGCCCCTACTCCGCCTCCAAGGCGAGCGCAGACCTGCTGGTGCGCGCCTGGATCCGCTCGTTCGGGCTCAAGGCGACGCTGTCCAACTGCTCCAACAACTACGGTCCGCGCCAGCACCCCGAGAAGCTCATCCCGAGGCAGATCACCGGGATCATCGACGGGGTGAAGCCCAAGCTCTACGGCGACGGCCTCAACGTCCGCGACTGGATCCACGTCGACGACCACAACGACGCCGTGATCACCATCGTCGAGCAGGGGCGGCTGGGGGAGACCTACCTCATCGGCGCCGACGGCGAGATGAACAACCGCGACATCATCGGCCTGATCCTCGAGCTCATGGGCAAGCCGGCCGACTGGTTCGACCACGTCCCCGACCGCCCCGGCCACGACCTGCGCTACGCCATCGACGCGAGCAAGCTGCGAGCCGAGACCGACTGGGTGCCGGCGCACCCCGACGTCCGCTCGGGCCTCGAGGCCACCATCGCGTGGTACGAGAACAACCAGGACTGGTGGCGGACGGCCAAGGTCGTCGCCGAGGCCCGCTACGAGCGGCTCGGTCGCTGA
- a CDS encoding GDSL-type esterase/lipase family protein — MSEPTFTPSAEFQVASDGPRDVALVFLGASMVAGVGDPKGQGWVSRVVGRTHHPDLELTAYNLGVRGDTSGDLLNRWKDECAPRWSGRAEKRLVVSIGANDAATGVTLARHRLNLANILDDAASAGIGTFVVSPPPSDDDELNSKIDVLVEAQADVCSRRGVPFVDCYRPLLGHEQWRTDLAASRVQHHPGQAGYGLIAWLVLHNGWYDWLQISPS; from the coding sequence GTGAGCGAGCCCACCTTCACCCCGAGCGCCGAGTTCCAGGTCGCCTCCGACGGACCCCGCGACGTCGCGCTGGTCTTCCTCGGGGCCTCCATGGTCGCCGGCGTCGGCGACCCCAAGGGCCAGGGGTGGGTCTCACGCGTCGTGGGGCGCACCCACCACCCCGATCTCGAGCTGACCGCCTACAACCTCGGCGTGCGCGGTGACACCTCCGGCGACCTGCTGAACCGTTGGAAGGACGAGTGCGCGCCCCGCTGGTCGGGCCGGGCCGAGAAGCGCCTGGTCGTGTCGATCGGGGCGAACGACGCCGCGACGGGGGTCACCCTCGCCAGGCACCGCCTCAACCTCGCGAACATCCTCGACGACGCCGCCAGCGCCGGGATCGGGACGTTCGTCGTGAGCCCCCCGCCGTCCGACGACGACGAGCTGAACTCCAAGATCGACGTCCTCGTCGAGGCCCAGGCCGATGTCTGCTCCCGGCGTGGGGTGCCGTTCGTCGACTGCTACCGCCCGCTCCTCGGCCACGAGCAGTGGCGCACCGACCTCGCGGCCAGCCGGGTGCAGCACCACCCCGGCCAGGCGGGCTACGGCCTGATCGCCTGGCTGGTCCTGCACAACGGCTGGTACGACTGGCTCCAGATCTCCCCCAGCTGA
- a CDS encoding dTDP-4-dehydrorhamnose 3,5-epimerase family protein, protein MEIRPLSIADAYEITPRQFPDDRGVFLESFRGDLLAEHLGHRPHVVQTNVSVSSRGTVRGIHFADVPPSQAKYITALSGSLVDFVVDIRVGSPTFGQWEAVLLDTVDRRAVYLPEGMGHAFAALEDDTTAMYLVTAPYNPGREHGLHPLDPQIGLELPEGMQAPLLSAKDAAAPTLAEAAEQGLLPTYAACREFYASLR, encoded by the coding sequence ATGGAGATCCGTCCCCTGTCCATCGCCGACGCGTACGAGATCACCCCGCGCCAGTTCCCCGACGACCGGGGCGTGTTCCTCGAGTCCTTCCGCGGCGACCTGCTCGCCGAGCACCTCGGCCACCGCCCCCACGTGGTCCAGACCAACGTCTCGGTGTCCTCGCGCGGCACGGTCCGCGGCATCCACTTCGCCGACGTCCCCCCGTCGCAGGCGAAGTACATCACCGCCCTGTCCGGGTCGCTGGTCGACTTCGTCGTCGACATCCGCGTCGGCTCGCCGACGTTCGGTCAGTGGGAGGCGGTCCTGCTCGACACCGTGGACCGGCGCGCGGTCTACCTCCCCGAGGGCATGGGCCACGCCTTCGCCGCCCTCGAGGACGACACGACGGCGATGTACCTCGTCACCGCCCCGTACAACCCCGGCCGCGAGCACGGCCTGCACCCGCTCGACCCGCAGATCGGTCTCGAGCTGCCCGAGGGCATGCAGGCCCCGCTCCTGTCGGCGAAGGACGCGGCTGCGCCCACCCTCGCCGAGGCAGCGGAGCAGGGCCTGCTCCCCACGTATGCGGCGTGTCGGGAGTTCTACGCCTCCCTGCGCTAG
- the rfbA gene encoding glucose-1-phosphate thymidylyltransferase RfbA, with product MKGIILAGGSGTRLHPITLGISKQLMPIYDKPMIYYPLSTLMMAGIREVLIITTPEDQSQFVRLLGDGSQWGIELTYAAQPSPDGLAQAFIIGADFIGDDSVALVLGDNIFYGTGLGTALRSNTSVSGGHIFAYHVTEPSAYGVVEFAEDGTVLSIEEKPEHPKSSYAVPGLYFYDNDVVQIARDLEPSPRGELEITGVNDAYLQRGDLSVTVLPRGTAWFDTGTFEGLMDSAQFVHVVEQRQGQKIGCVEEIAWRNGWIDDETFEALATALTKSGYGVHLAGLLAEKRGSL from the coding sequence ATGAAGGGGATCATCCTGGCCGGCGGCTCCGGCACGCGGCTGCACCCGATCACGCTCGGGATCAGCAAGCAGCTCATGCCGATCTACGACAAGCCGATGATCTACTACCCGCTGTCGACGCTGATGATGGCCGGGATCCGCGAGGTCCTCATCATCACCACCCCCGAGGACCAGTCGCAGTTCGTTCGCCTGCTCGGCGACGGCTCGCAGTGGGGCATCGAGCTCACGTATGCCGCGCAGCCCAGTCCCGACGGCCTCGCCCAGGCGTTCATCATCGGCGCGGACTTCATCGGCGACGACTCGGTGGCCCTCGTCCTCGGCGACAACATCTTCTACGGCACCGGCCTCGGCACGGCGCTGCGCTCCAACACCTCGGTGAGCGGCGGCCACATCTTCGCGTACCACGTGACCGAGCCCTCGGCCTACGGCGTCGTCGAGTTCGCCGAGGACGGCACCGTCCTGTCCATCGAGGAGAAGCCCGAGCACCCGAAGTCCTCCTACGCGGTGCCCGGCCTGTACTTCTACGACAACGACGTCGTGCAGATCGCCCGCGACCTCGAGCCCAGCCCGCGCGGCGAGCTCGAGATCACCGGGGTCAACGACGCCTACCTCCAACGCGGCGACCTCAGCGTCACGGTGCTGCCCCGGGGCACGGCGTGGTTCGACACCGGGACGTTCGAGGGGTTGATGGACTCGGCGCAGTTCGTCCACGTGGTCGAGCAGCGCCAGGGCCAGAAGATCGGCTGCGTGGAGGAGATCGCCTGGCGCAACGGGTGGATCGACGACGAGACGTTCGAGGCCCTCGCGACCGCCCTGACCAAGAGCGGCTACGGCGTGCACCTCGCCGGACTGCTCGCCGAGAAGCGGGGCTCGCTCTGA
- a CDS encoding DUF2252 domain-containing protein — protein MPSSTRSAATKKSTPKKATPKKSTTKKSTTKTTAKKQDRTELIIEVLTDAFAPLMKADPVAFRVKFRKMAADPFAFYRGSACLFYADVTPLDDPWVNEECARIWIHGDLHAENFGTYLNSSGRLVFDINDFDEAYIGHYTWDLMRFCASLGLLGWQKALPEAEVRRLIGRYLRAYLAQLNHYVSKDDDEDYALRLDNTTGPVHEALMEARLMRRADLLSAITVRDGVERTFQEGPGTRRLTKAEQDKVLASFAGYLESIPESKRFDRDLFYEVVDLVGSSGFGIGSAGLPAYSVLVEGTSQALDNDVVLSMKQANIPAVSRFVDRGQVERYFEHEGHRTVISQRALQVHTDPLLGYTTFDGTGYVVSEVSPYEVDLDWSGISEPSDIASVVDLLGRATAKVHCASDEDSDQDLVDFQVEESIAAAIKGRRREFTEAMVEFGISYAATVREDHRLFVEAFREGRIGVSAT, from the coding sequence ATGCCCTCCAGCACCCGCAGCGCCGCGACGAAGAAGTCGACGCCGAAGAAGGCGACGCCGAAGAAGTCAACGACGAAGAAGTCAACGACGAAGACGACGGCGAAGAAGCAGGACCGGACCGAGCTCATCATCGAGGTGCTCACCGACGCGTTCGCCCCGTTGATGAAGGCCGACCCCGTCGCCTTCCGCGTGAAGTTCCGCAAGATGGCTGCGGACCCGTTCGCCTTCTACCGCGGGTCGGCGTGCCTGTTCTACGCCGACGTGACGCCCCTGGACGACCCGTGGGTCAACGAGGAGTGCGCGCGCATCTGGATCCACGGCGACCTGCACGCCGAGAACTTCGGGACGTACCTCAACTCGAGCGGACGCCTCGTCTTCGACATCAACGACTTCGACGAGGCCTACATCGGGCACTACACGTGGGACCTCATGCGCTTCTGCGCGAGCCTGGGCCTGCTCGGCTGGCAGAAGGCCCTGCCCGAGGCAGAGGTGCGTCGGCTCATCGGCCGCTACCTGCGGGCCTACCTCGCCCAGCTCAACCACTACGTGAGCAAGGACGACGACGAGGACTACGCGCTGCGGCTCGACAACACGACGGGCCCGGTGCACGAGGCGCTGATGGAGGCCCGGCTGATGCGTCGCGCCGACCTGCTGTCGGCCATCACCGTCCGCGACGGGGTCGAGCGCACCTTCCAGGAGGGACCGGGCACCCGCAGGCTCACGAAGGCCGAGCAGGACAAGGTGCTGGCCTCGTTCGCCGGGTACCTCGAGAGCATCCCGGAGTCCAAGCGCTTCGACCGCGACCTGTTCTACGAGGTCGTCGACCTCGTCGGCTCGTCCGGGTTCGGCATCGGCAGCGCCGGGCTGCCTGCCTACAGCGTCCTCGTGGAGGGGACCAGCCAGGCGCTGGACAACGACGTCGTGCTGTCGATGAAGCAGGCCAACATCCCCGCGGTGAGCCGGTTCGTCGACCGCGGTCAGGTGGAGCGCTACTTCGAGCACGAGGGTCACCGCACGGTGATCAGCCAGCGGGCGCTGCAGGTGCACACCGACCCGCTCCTCGGGTACACGACCTTCGACGGCACCGGCTACGTCGTCTCCGAGGTCTCGCCCTACGAGGTCGACCTCGACTGGAGCGGGATCAGCGAGCCCTCCGACATCGCGTCGGTCGTCGACCTCCTCGGGCGCGCGACCGCCAAGGTGCACTGTGCGTCCGACGAGGACAGCGACCAGGACCTCGTCGACTTCCAGGTCGAGGAGTCCATCGCGGCGGCCATCAAGGGCCGCCGTCGGGAGTTCACCGAGGCGATGGTCGAGTTCGGGATCTCGTATGCGGCCACCGTGCGCGAGGACCACCGGCTCTTCGTCGAGGCCTTCCGCGAGGGCCGGATCGGTGTCTCTGCGACGTGA
- a CDS encoding multifunctional oxoglutarate decarboxylase/oxoglutarate dehydrogenase thiamine pyrophosphate-binding subunit/dihydrolipoyllysine-residue succinyltransferase subunit: protein MPDQSPTSDPMAAFGPNEWLVDELYEQYQNDKNSVDKAWWSFFEDYTPSDGGGGNGSAPSNGAGNGTAAPAAKPAAQAPAAQAPATAKSATPAASAPAAPAAAKAPAASAGTSSSGTASSATDSGKAQATSTDRSDAKTDTAVADKPEDKEAAAAKEQPKPREPQAPKSTGPVNQDEIKPLRGASARTVTNMESSLTVPTATSVRAVPAKLLIDNRVVINNHLARSRGGKVSFTHLIGYALVKALGHMPEMNNGYATDEKGKPALVVPGHVNLGLAIDIAKPDGTRQLLVPSIKSAESMDFAHFWTAYEDVVKKARAGKLTVEDFQGTTLTLTNPGTIGTVHSVPRLMAGQGAIIGVGALEYPAEWQGASQETLNRNAVSKILTMTSTYDHRIIQGAQSGDFLRIVHQLLLGENGFYDEIFESLRLPYEPVRWVRDISAHHDDDVNKTARVQELIHAYRVRGHLMADTDPLEYRQRRHPDLDVTSHGLTLWDLERDFATGGFGGAPMLRLRKILGILRDSYCRTIGTEYMHIQDPEQRRWLQSKIEVGYAKPGPDEQLRILRRLNAAEAFETFLQTKFVGQKRFSLEGGESVIALLDRILCRAAADSMDEVCIGMPHRGRLNVLANIAGKSYGQIFREFEGKQDPKSVQGSGDVKYHLGTEGEFVAEDGSKTKVYLAANPSHLEAVNPVLEGITRAKQDRLDLAGEDFTVLPLLMHGDAAFAGQGVVAETLNLSQLRGYRTGGTIHVVINNQVGFTTSPSASRSSTYSTDVARMIQAPIFHVNGDDPEACVRVAELAYEFRQQFNKDVVIDMVCYRRRGHNEGDDPSMTQPLMYNLIEAKRSVRKLYTEALIGRGDIGQEEAEAALRDYQQQLERVFVETKAALKEAATEDATDPTLAGTDAEGHSGLEPPSAQAKDQTTRSAQETAISADLLQHIGDAFVNPPQGFTVHPKLAQAMEKRAASTRDGGIDWATGELMAFGSLLMEGTPVRLAGQDSRRGTFVQRHAVLIDKHTAEEWTPLLYLGDGQARFWVYDSLLSEFAAMGFEYGYSVERPDALVLWEAQFGDFFNGAQTIVDEFISSSEQKWGQRSSVVLLLPHGYEGQGPDHSSARIERFLQMCAEDNMTVAYPSTPASYFHLLRRQAYARPRRPLIVFTPKSMLRLKAASSMPEDFTTGTFRPVLPDRRELDASAVTRVLLASGKVVYDLEAARDKADDGTTAIVRVEQLAPLPAKEIADELAKYPNAEVVWVQDEPRNQGAWPFMALNLPQALADLGEQRALQIVSRKASASPATGSSKRHAEQQNELIGSALRQ from the coding sequence GTGCCCGACCAGTCCCCGACCAGCGACCCCATGGCGGCCTTCGGGCCGAACGAGTGGCTCGTGGACGAGCTCTATGAGCAGTACCAGAACGACAAGAACTCCGTCGACAAGGCGTGGTGGTCGTTCTTCGAGGACTACACGCCGTCGGACGGTGGTGGCGGCAACGGGTCCGCGCCCTCCAACGGTGCGGGCAACGGCACCGCTGCGCCCGCGGCCAAGCCGGCCGCCCAGGCCCCTGCAGCGCAGGCCCCCGCGACCGCCAAGAGCGCCACGCCTGCCGCGAGCGCCCCCGCCGCGCCGGCAGCAGCCAAGGCCCCCGCCGCGTCCGCCGGCACCTCGTCGTCCGGCACCGCCTCCTCGGCCACCGACTCCGGCAAGGCCCAGGCCACGAGCACCGACCGGTCGGACGCGAAGACGGACACCGCGGTCGCCGACAAGCCCGAGGACAAGGAGGCCGCGGCCGCCAAGGAGCAGCCCAAGCCCCGCGAGCCGCAGGCACCGAAGTCGACCGGCCCGGTCAACCAGGACGAGATCAAGCCGCTGCGCGGCGCCAGCGCCCGCACGGTGACCAACATGGAGTCCTCGCTGACGGTCCCCACCGCGACCAGCGTCCGCGCCGTCCCCGCGAAGCTCCTCATCGACAACCGCGTCGTCATCAACAACCACCTCGCCCGCTCACGCGGTGGCAAGGTCTCCTTCACCCACCTCATCGGCTATGCCCTGGTCAAGGCCCTGGGCCACATGCCGGAGATGAACAACGGCTACGCGACCGACGAGAAGGGCAAGCCTGCGCTCGTCGTGCCCGGTCACGTCAACCTCGGCCTCGCGATCGACATAGCCAAGCCCGACGGCACCCGCCAGCTGCTCGTGCCGTCGATCAAGTCGGCCGAGTCGATGGACTTCGCGCACTTCTGGACGGCCTACGAGGACGTCGTCAAGAAGGCCCGCGCCGGCAAGCTCACCGTCGAGGACTTCCAGGGCACCACGCTGACCCTGACCAACCCCGGCACCATCGGCACCGTCCACTCGGTCCCGCGCCTGATGGCCGGCCAGGGCGCGATCATCGGTGTCGGCGCGCTCGAGTACCCCGCCGAGTGGCAGGGCGCGAGCCAGGAGACGCTCAACCGCAACGCCGTCTCCAAGATCCTCACGATGACGAGCACGTACGACCACCGCATCATCCAGGGCGCCCAGTCCGGTGACTTCCTGCGGATCGTGCACCAGCTGCTGCTCGGCGAGAACGGCTTCTACGACGAGATCTTCGAGAGCCTGCGACTGCCGTACGAGCCGGTCCGCTGGGTCCGTGACATCTCTGCCCACCACGACGACGACGTCAACAAGACGGCCCGCGTCCAGGAGCTCATCCACGCCTACCGAGTGCGCGGCCACCTCATGGCCGACACCGACCCGCTGGAGTACCGCCAGCGCCGTCACCCCGACCTCGACGTCACCTCGCACGGCCTCACCCTGTGGGACCTCGAGCGCGACTTCGCCACGGGCGGCTTCGGCGGTGCCCCGATGCTGCGCCTGCGCAAGATCCTCGGCATCCTGCGCGACTCCTACTGCCGCACCATCGGCACCGAGTACATGCACATCCAGGACCCCGAGCAGCGTCGCTGGCTCCAGTCCAAGATCGAGGTCGGCTACGCCAAGCCCGGCCCCGACGAGCAGCTGCGCATCCTGCGCCGGCTCAACGCCGCCGAGGCGTTCGAGACGTTCCTGCAGACCAAGTTCGTGGGCCAGAAGCGCTTCAGCCTCGAGGGCGGCGAGTCCGTCATCGCGCTCCTCGACCGGATCCTGTGCCGCGCCGCCGCCGACTCCATGGACGAGGTGTGCATCGGTATGCCGCACCGCGGCCGCCTCAACGTGCTCGCCAACATCGCGGGCAAGTCCTACGGCCAGATCTTCCGTGAGTTCGAGGGCAAGCAGGACCCCAAGTCCGTGCAGGGCTCCGGAGACGTGAAGTACCACCTGGGCACCGAGGGCGAGTTCGTCGCCGAGGACGGCAGCAAGACCAAGGTCTACCTGGCGGCCAACCCCTCCCACCTCGAGGCCGTGAACCCGGTCCTCGAGGGCATCACCCGCGCCAAGCAGGACCGCCTCGACCTCGCGGGCGAGGACTTCACGGTCCTGCCGCTGCTCATGCACGGTGACGCGGCGTTCGCGGGCCAGGGCGTCGTCGCCGAGACGCTCAACCTGTCCCAGCTGCGCGGCTACCGCACCGGCGGCACGATCCACGTGGTCATCAACAACCAGGTCGGGTTCACGACGTCGCCGAGCGCCTCGCGCTCGTCGACCTACTCGACGGACGTGGCGCGGATGATCCAGGCGCCGATCTTCCACGTGAACGGCGACGACCCGGAGGCCTGCGTCCGCGTGGCCGAGCTGGCCTACGAGTTCCGTCAGCAGTTCAACAAGGACGTCGTCATCGACATGGTGTGCTACCGCCGCCGTGGCCACAACGAGGGCGACGACCCGTCGATGACGCAGCCGCTGATGTACAACCTCATCGAGGCCAAGCGCTCGGTCCGCAAGCTCTACACCGAGGCCCTCATCGGCCGTGGCGACATCGGTCAGGAGGAGGCCGAGGCCGCGCTGCGCGACTACCAGCAGCAGCTCGAGCGGGTCTTCGTCGAGACCAAGGCCGCGCTCAAGGAGGCAGCCACCGAGGACGCCACCGACCCGACGCTGGCCGGCACCGACGCCGAGGGCCACTCCGGCCTCGAGCCGCCGTCGGCCCAGGCCAAGGACCAGACGACCCGCTCCGCGCAGGAGACGGCCATCTCCGCCGACCTGCTCCAGCACATCGGTGACGCGTTCGTGAACCCGCCGCAGGGCTTCACCGTGCACCCGAAGCTGGCCCAGGCCATGGAGAAGCGCGCCGCCTCGACCCGCGACGGTGGCATCGACTGGGCCACCGGCGAGCTCATGGCCTTCGGCTCCCTGCTCATGGAGGGCACCCCGGTCCGCCTCGCGGGCCAGGACAGCCGCCGCGGCACGTTCGTCCAACGCCACGCGGTGCTCATCGACAAGCACACCGCCGAGGAGTGGACCCCGCTGCTCTACCTCGGCGACGGGCAGGCCCGCTTCTGGGTCTACGACTCGCTGCTGTCCGAGTTCGCCGCCATGGGCTTCGAGTACGGCTACTCCGTCGAGCGTCCCGACGCCCTCGTCCTGTGGGAGGCGCAGTTCGGCGACTTCTTCAACGGGGCGCAGACCATCGTCGACGAGTTCATCTCCTCGTCCGAGCAGAAGTGGGGCCAGCGCTCGTCCGTCGTGCTGCTGCTCCCCCACGGCTACGAGGGCCAGGGACCGGACCACTCGTCCGCGCGCATCGAGCGCTTCCTGCAGATGTGCGCCGAGGACAACATGACGGTGGCCTACCCGTCGACGCCGGCGAGCTACTTCCACCTGCTGCGCCGCCAGGCCTATGCCCGGCCGCGTCGCCCGCTCATCGTCTTCACCCCGAAGTCGATGCTGCGGCTCAAGGCTGCCAGCAGCATGCCGGAGGACTTCACCACCGGCACGTTCCGCCCGGTCCTCCCGGACCGCCGGGAGCTCGACGCCTCCGCGGTCACCCGGGTCCTGCTCGCGAGCGGCAAGGTCGTCTACGACCTCGAGGCCGCCCGCGACAAGGCCGACGACGGCACGACGGCGATCGTCCGGGTCGAGCAGCTCGCCCCGCTGCCGGCGAAGGAGATCGCGGACGAGCTCGCGAAGTACCCGAACGCCGAGGTCGTCTGGGTCCAGGACGAGCCGCGCAACCAGGGCGCGTGGCCCTTCATGGCCCTCAACCTGCCGCAGGCGCTCGCCGACCTCGGTGAGCAGCGCGCGCTGCAGATCGTCTCGCGCAAGGCCTCGGCCTCGCCCGCGACCGGCTCCAGCAAGCGCCACGCCGAGCAGCAGAACGAGCTGATCGGCTCGGCCCTGCGCCAGTGA